GGCGCCGCTCATCGAGCACGTGATGACCAGCCTGATGCGGGTGGTCGGCGCCTTCGTACTCGCGGCGCTGATCGGGATCCCGGTCGGCCTCGCCACCGGCCTGAACCCGAGCATACGGGCGATCCTCGACCCGTTCATCGAATTCTACCGGCCGCTGCCGCCGCTCGCCTACCTGCCGCTCGTCATCATCTGGTTCGGCATCGGCGAAACCTCGAAGATCCTGCTGATCTTCCTCGCCTGCTTCGCCCCCGTCGCGCTCGCGGCCCGGGCCGGCGTCTCGGCGGCGAGCCTCGACCAGGTCAATGCCGCTCGCGCGCTCGGCGCCAGCCGGGCGCAGGTGGTGCGCCACGTCGTCCTGCCGGCGGCGCTCCCCGACATCCTGGTGGGCCTGCGCATCGGCATGGGCGTCGGCTGGACCACGCTGGTGGCGGCCGAGATGGTCGCGGCCTCGACCGGCATCGGCCAGATGGTGCTCAACGCCTCGAATTTCCTGCGCACCGACATCGTGGTGATGGGCATCCTGGTCATCGGCACGCTCGCGGCAGCGTTCGAGTTCGGCATGCGCCGGCTGGAACGGCGCCTCACCCCGTGGAAGGGTAAGGTGTGACGCTTCCGGCCGATTCGCCCCCTCGTTCGAGAGACGCCCGATGAACGACATGTCCCGCACCAACGACCTGCGCCACGTCATCGAGGCGGACCGGGCCCATGTCTGGCACCACCTGTCGCAGCACAAGCTCTACGAGACCGTCGACCCTCGGGTGATGGTCGAGGGCAGGGGGATGCGCGTCTGGGACGCGACCGGGCGCGAATATCTCGACGCGGTCTCCGGCGGCGTCTGGACCGTCAATGTCGGCTACGGCCGCACCAGCATCGCTGACGCGGTGCGCGACCAATTGGTCAAGCTCAACTACTTCGCGGGCTCGGCCGGCTCGGTCCCGGCCGCCCTGTTCTCCGAGCGGCTGATCGAAAAAATGCCCGGGATGAGCCGGGTCTATTATTCGAACTCGGGGTCCGAGGCGAACGAGAAGGTGTTCAAGATGGTGCGCCAGATCTCGCACCGGCACCATGGCGGGCGGAAATCCAAGATCCTGTTCCGCGAGCGCGACTATCACGGCACCACGATCGGCGCGCTCGCGGCCGCCGGCCAGGACCAGCGCCGCGACCAGTACGGGCCGTTCCCGGACGGCTTCGTGCCGGTGCCGCATTGCCTCGAATACCGTAGCCAGTGGGGCGCGGTGGAGAATTACGGCGAGAGGGCCGCCGACGCGATCGAGGCGGTGATCCTGCGCGAAGGGCCCGACAGCGTCGGGGCGATCTGCCTCGAACCGGTCACCGCCGGCGGCGGCGTCATCACGCCGCCGAAGGGCTACTGGGAGAAGGTGCAGGACATCTGCCGCCGGCACGAGGTCCTGATCCACATCGACGAGGTGGTCTGCGGCATGGGCCGCACCGGCGCCTGGTTCGGCTACCAGCATTACGGCGTGAAGCCGGATTTCGTCACGATGGCGAAGGGCGTGGCCTCGGGCTACGCGGCGATCGCCTGCACGACGACGACCGAGGCGGTGTTCTCGCTGTTCAAGGACGACGCCTCGGATCCGATGTCGTACTTTCGCGACATCTCGACCTTCGGCGGCTGCACCGCCGGCCCGGCGGCGGCTCTGGAGAACATGCGGATCATCGAGGACGAGGGCCTGATCGAGAACACGCTGGCGATGGGCGAGCGGCTGATGGCCGGCCTGCATGGCCTGGCCGAGCGCCACGCCGTCATCGGCGACGTGCGCGGCAAGGGCCTCTTCTGCGGCGCCGAACTCGTCGCCGACCGCACGACCCGGGAGCCGGCGGAGGAGAAGCGCGTCCAGGCCGTGGTGGCCGATTGCATGGCCAACGGCGTGATCATCGGCGCCACCAACCGCTCGCTCGCCGGGCTCAACAACACGCTCTGCCTCAGTCCGGCCCTGATCGCGACCCCGGCCGACATCGACCGGATCGTCGAGGCGATCGACGGGGCGCTCGGCCGGGTCTTCGGCTGAGCCACGATCTCGGAAGGCGCAGGGCCGGTGGGGCAGCGCCCGATCGCGGTGCGGGCGGACGCTGCTCCAGGTCTTCGATCGTGCCGCATTCTTCGACGAATCGGTATCTGCTTCGTCGGAGTCTGCTTTAGCGGCGGCGGAGCGCCTGCCCGACGGCGGCCGGTAGCAGCGGCGTCAGCAGCATGGCGATCTGCGTCCGGTTGCTGAGCCCGTACTTGCGCATGATGTTGCCGATATGCGCCCGGACCGTGTTGGGCGAGATTCCCAATTCGTGGGCGATGAGCTTGTTGGGCAGGCCCCGGGCGATGAGCGCGATCAGCTCGCATTCGCGCGCGGTCGGCGCCGCGGCCTCGTCCTCGGGCGCGGCCGACCGGGTGGGCCGGAACCGGATCGCAGACCGGTTTCGCGACAGCGGGTGGGACCTTTTCAGAGCGACCATTCCTGCCTCCCCCCATCGGCCCGTCCGGGCCGCCTCTCGATGGTCACGCGGCCATCGTCACTCGGCCTTCAGCGCCTCCACCGGATCGAGCCTGGCCGCGCGGTGGGCCGGATAGAGCCCGAAGAACAGACCCGTGATCGCCGAGAAGCCGACCGCGACCGCGACCGCGCCCGCGTCGATGACGGTCGTCCAGCCGGCCGAGCGGGCGACGGTCAGCGAGATCGTCGCCCCGAGGACGACCCCGACGAGCCCGCCGGCCAGGCACAGGACGAGCGATTCGCACAGGAACTGCAGGCGGATGTCGCGGCCCCGGGCGCCGAGTGCCCGGCGGATGCCGATCTCCCGGGTCCGCTCCGTCACCGAGACGATCATGATGTTCATGATGCTGATGCCGCCGACGAGCAGCGAGACGCCGGCGATCGAGGTGAGCAGGATCGCGACCGTGCGGGTGGCGCCGCGCTGCGCCTCGGCGGCGGCGGAGGGGTCCTGCACCTTGAAGTCGTCCTCCTGGTCGTCCTGGATCCGGTGGCGCTGGCGCAGCAGGTCCTCGATGCTCGCCTTGGCCCGCGCCATCGCCTCGTCGGAGACGGCCTTGGCCAGGATGTAGGCGACCGCGTCCCGGGCGGTGCCGCCGGCGCTGCCGAGGAACCGGAGCTTGGCGGTCGAGAGCGGCACGAAGGCGACGTCGTCCTGGTCCGGCCCTTTCGGGCTCAGCACGCCCACGACCTCGAACGGGACGTTCATGATGCGGATCTCGGCGCCGACGGGATCGTCCTTGTCGAACAGCTCGCGGGCGACGACGCTGCCGAGCACCGCGACCTTGCCGGCCGTCGCCTCCTCGGTCGCGTTGAAGGTTCGGCCGGCCGCCAGCGTCCAGTCCCGGACCACGAAGTGGTTGGTGGTGGTGCCGTTGACCGTGGTGTTCCAGTTCCGGTTCTCGCGCACGGCTTGCGCGCTGCCGGCGATCGAGCCCGCGGCGGCGCGCACCTGCGGCACCTGCTCCAGGATGGCGTCGACATCGCCCTCGGTGAGGGTCGCGCGCGTCCCGGCCTTGAGGCGCAGGCCGCCTTGGCGGGCCGCCCCCGGATTGATCATCAGGACGTTGGCTCCGATCGCCCGGATCTGCCGGGTGACCTGGCTCTGCGCCCCGCTGCCGATCGCCAGCACCGTGACCACCGAGGCGACCCCGATCACGATGCCGAGCATGGTGAGCAGGCTGCGCAGGAGGTTGAGGCGCAGGGCCCGCAGCGCCATCAGGAGGGCTTGCCCCAGCATCAGACCGACGCCTCCGCCATCACCGAATCCGCGCTTCGACCATCGAGCCCCGGCGCGGCCCGGTCCTCGGAGACGACGCGCCCGTCCTGCAGGCGCACGACGCGCCCGCAGCCCGCCGCCACGCCCCTGTCGTGGGTGATGATCAGGATCGTCCGGCCCGCCGCGTTCAGGGCCTGGAACAGCCCGAGGATGTCGCTCCCGGTGCGGCTGTCGAGGGCGCCGGTGGGCTCGTCGGCCAGCACGATGCCGGGATCGGTCACGAGGGCGCGGGCGATGGCGACGCGCTGCTGCTCGCCGCCCGAGAGCCGGGTCGGCAGGTGGTCGGCCCGGTGGGCGAGGCCGACGGAGTCGAGCGCCCGCTCGGCCCGGCGCCGCCGCTCCGCCCGTCCCACGCCGGCATAGATCAGCGGCAGCTGGACGTTGTCGAGGGCGGAGTGGCGGGCAAGCAGGTTGTAGGCCTGGAAGACGAAGCCGATGCGGCGGTTGCGCAGGATCGCGCAGCGATCGGCCGAGAGCCGCCCGGTCTCGACGCCTTCGAGGAAGATCCGCCCCGCGCTCGGCCGGTCAAGCAGGCCGATGAGGTTCATCAGGCTGCTCTTGCCGGAGCCGGACGGGCCGACGACCGCGACGCTCTCGCCCTCGCGCACGTCGAAGGTGACGTCGTGCAGGACCGGGACCTGGACGTCGCCCATCCGGAAGGTGCGGCTGACCGCGACGAGTCTGACGATGCCGTCCGTCATAGCCCGAGCCTGATCCCGAGGAAGCGTGCCGGCTCGCTCGCATCGGCCTGCCCGACGACGACGCGGTCGCCCTCCTGGAGCGCCCCGCCCCGCAGCACGACCTGGTCCGCGCTCGACACCCCCGTCGTCACCGCGACCGGCCGCAGCGCGCCGGCTTGATCCTGCACCCAGACCGCCTGCTCGCGCACGCCCGCCTCGCCGCGCTCCGGCACGGCGCGGGCCGGCCGGAAGCGCAGGGCGGCGAGCGGCAGCTTGAGGACGTCGTCCTCGCGATGGACCGTCAGGCGCGCCAGCGCCGTCATGCCGGGCAGGAGCAGGCCCTCGCGGTTGTCGGTGGTCAGCACCACCGTGTAGGTCACCACGCCCTGGTTGGTCTGGGGGGCCTTGCGCACCTGGCGGACCGAGGCCTCGAAGCGCCGCCCCGGATAGGCGTCGACCGTGAAGCTCGCCCGCTGCCCCGGGGCGACCCGGCCGATATCGGTCTCGTCGACGCGGGCATGGATCTCCATCTCGCCGAGGTTGCGGGCGACGTTGAAGGCGGTGCGGGCCTCCAGCCCCGAGGCGAGGGTCTGGCCGGCGCTGACGAAGCGCCCGACCACGACGCCGTCGATGGGCGAGCGGATGGTGGTGCGGTCGAGCTCGATCTGGGCCGCCCTGAGGCTGGCCTCCTGCAGGGGCACCGCGGCCTTGGCCTGGATCAGTTCGGCTTCGAGCCGGCGCACGTCGGCCGCCGCGGCATCGACCGCGAAGGCGTTGAGCTCGAGATGCGAGATGGTCTCGCGCAGCTGCGCCCGGCGCGAGGCGAGATCGGTCTGCGCCTCCTCGAGGGTCGCGACCGAGGTGACCTCGCGCGAGCGCAGCATGGTCTTGCGGTCGAGGTTGCGCTTGGCCGCCTCCAGCATGACCTGTGCGTTCTCCAGGCGGGCGGCCAGCACCGTGCGGTTGCCCTTGGCGTTGTCGAGGTCGATGCGGGCGCGGTCGAGCCGCGCCTGCTGGACCCGGACGCTGGCCGAGGCCATCTCGAGCGAGGCGCGCGCCTGCTCGACCCGCGAGATGAAGCTGCGCTGGTCGATCCGTGCCAGCGGGTCGCCCTTGTGGACGCGGTCGTTGAAGTCGACGAAGAGGTCGGCGATCTGGCCCGCCAGCTGCGAGCCGACCTCCACGGTGTCGACCGGCTGCAAGGCGCCCGTCGCGGTGACGATCTGCTCGAGCTGCCCGCGCTGGATCGCCGCGGTGATGAACGGGGCCGGTTCCGGCGCGGGCGTCGAGACGAGGCGGGCGATCCCCGCATAGGCCTGCTCCTGCCGGGCAGCGAGACCGTCCAGGATCGGGCGCAGGCCCAGGGGATGGGCCTGCACCACCGCGGCGGCGGCGAGGCCGCCCGCGGCCATGGATGCGCACAGGGTGCCGACGATCCAGCGTCCCACCACAACCCTCCCTCACCTGCGGTCGACAGCATCCGACAGGGTGCGATCCGTCGATGTATTTGTTAGTGCATCGTCCAGCGCAGTAATGTTCTGACAGATCGCAACCGTGACCGAAATCCGCGTGACCCCGTACGGTCGAGCCCGTACGGACCGGGCCGGACCTCCTTCAGTCGAACCCCGCCTCCAGGGCGATGCGGACGAGGTCCTGCACGCTGGCGCATTCCGTCTTCGCCATGATCCGCGCCCGGAACACCTCGACCGTCCGATGGCTGATCGCGAGGTCGTCGCCGATCTCCCGGTGCGTCAGGCCCAGCAGGATGCGGGCGAGGACCTGCCGCTCGCGCTCGGTCAGCCGGGACAGGCGCTCGCTCGCGAGCGCGTGCCTGACGTCGGGCGCCGAGCCGCGGGCTCCCCGCACGGCGCACCGGACCGCCTGGACCAGGTCCTTCGGGGCGAACGGCTTCTCGATGAAGTCGAAGGCCCCGAGCTTCATCGCCCGGACGGCGGTCGAGACATCGGCATGCCCGGTGAGCAGGATCACCGGCACCAGCGACCCACCCGCCCGCAGCCGGGCCAGCAGGTCCAGGCCGTCGATGCGCGGCATGCGGAAATCGGTGACGACGCAGCCCGCTTCCGCCAGCGCGGGATCGACCAGGAGGCTGTCGGCCGCAGGGTGTTCCCGGACGGTGAAGCCGGCCTCGTTGAGGATGTCCGCCGCGAGCGAGCGCATCGCGGCGCTGTCGTCGACGAGGTGCACGAGCTGTCCGGTTGCCGTGAGTCCGGTTGCCGTGAGTCCGGTTGCCATGAGTCCGGTTGCCATGAGGCCGCCCTCCGAAAGCATCCTCGCGTCGGGACGGCCTTCACCCGTCCGGGCGCTTTCCTCCATGAACTGTTGTCGGCAGCATTCGTTTCTCAACCGCGAAGGTAGCGGCGTTTTGAGATCCTGAAAGGGATGTGTTATCACCCGTATGTCTGAAGATGCATCCCCCTTTGGGGGTAATTTATGGGTTGATAATTAGCGGGATATGCATGATATCCTGCAGCAGAGACGCATGACAATTGACGCAGTGTCAATAGTCTCAAGAGACTAAAACATATATCAGGCTTAATCGGCGGCGATTTTTGAGGAATGATTGCAACGGCGCTGGGGAATGAGCGGTGCTCTTCCGCCGAAGCACCATGTCGCGTGGCGCATCCGTCGCCTGGTTCACTCAAGGAGGCATCCGATGAAAAAGATCCTGCTCTCGGCCGTGACCGTCCTCTCGCTCGCCGGGCTCCCGTCGACCGGTTACGCCTTCTCGATCGGCAGCGGCAACGGCAACGGCAATGGCAACGTCGGGGTCGGCAACGGCAACGGCAACGGCAACGGCAATACCGGCGCCCTCAACGGCAACCTCAACGGCAACGGCAACACCGGCTACGGCAACGGCAACAACAACGGCAATGCCAATACCGGTGTCGGCAACGGCAACCTGAACGGCAATTTCAACTTCGGGATCGGCAACGGTAACAACAACGGCAATTACAACCTGGGCCTCCTGAACGGCAACGGCAACGGCAACCTCAACTGGGGCAAGTATAACGGCAACAACAACGGCAACAACAACCGCTGAGCGGGTTCGCGCGAGCGCAATCGCCGGAATGAATTTGCGAAATGGACTTGGCGGAGCGGCCTCTGCCGCTCCGCTCTCTCGATGCTTGGTTCCCGGATGCAAGGTTCCTGGACGCAAAGTTCCTGGACTCAAGTGGCCCTCGCGCCGCAAGGGAGGCTCGGATGAGACTATGGCCCTGTCTGTTCGCCGCGGTGCTGTTCGGTGCTGCACACCCCGCCGATGCGCGAAACCTGACGCTGAGCATGTCGGTCTCGACCGGCAACGGCAACGGCAACGGCAACGGCAATATCGGGATCGGAAACGGCAATTCGAACGGTAATTACAACACCGGGTCCGGTAATGGAAACGGTAACGGCAACGGCAACGGCGCACCGCAGACGGGCGGGAATATCGGCGCCTTCAATACCGGAACGGGCAATGTCGGCGCCTTCAATTCGGGGACCGGGAACGTCGGCGCCTTCAACGGCAACTACAACAGCGGGCCAACGAACGGGAGCGGCAACATCGGCGCATTCAACGGCAATTTCAATACCGGAATGTATAACGGAAACAACAACGTCGGCGCGTTCAATGGAAACTTGAACGGCGGCAGCTACAACGGCAACGGCAATGTCGGCGCCGTCAACGGCAACCTGAACGGGAACGGCAACCGGCCCTGAAAGTGGGCTTCGCGCCTGGCATGGGGCCTGGCACGCGTCGCAGGATGTCCGAGGTTCCGTCTCGATGCAATTTGCACGACGGAGCCGGCCGATCGAGAGCCGTCCCGGCGGAGACGCTCATTTCCGAGGCGATGTCCTTTCCAAGTCGCATGAAGCACGGCTGT
This sequence is a window from Methylobacterium sp. SyP6R. Protein-coding genes within it:
- a CDS encoding ABC transporter permease subunit — protein: MRPLTSPPAASGEAVADAPDAAARALSSFRRRRAAMRGAAPTALLISLATVTVAFVAWLAATQLGLVKPLFLPRPASVLSAFSDALDGRIDGAPLIEHVMTSLMRVVGAFVLAALIGIPVGLATGLNPSIRAILDPFIEFYRPLPPLAYLPLVIIWFGIGETSKILLIFLACFAPVALAARAGVSAASLDQVNAARALGASRAQVVRHVVLPAALPDILVGLRIGMGVGWTTLVAAEMVAASTGIGQMVLNASNFLRTDIVVMGILVIGTLAAAFEFGMRRLERRLTPWKGKV
- a CDS encoding aminotransferase family protein; the protein is MNDMSRTNDLRHVIEADRAHVWHHLSQHKLYETVDPRVMVEGRGMRVWDATGREYLDAVSGGVWTVNVGYGRTSIADAVRDQLVKLNYFAGSAGSVPAALFSERLIEKMPGMSRVYYSNSGSEANEKVFKMVRQISHRHHGGRKSKILFRERDYHGTTIGALAAAGQDQRRDQYGPFPDGFVPVPHCLEYRSQWGAVENYGERAADAIEAVILREGPDSVGAICLEPVTAGGGVITPPKGYWEKVQDICRRHEVLIHIDEVVCGMGRTGAWFGYQHYGVKPDFVTMAKGVASGYAAIACTTTTEAVFSLFKDDASDPMSYFRDISTFGGCTAGPAAALENMRIIEDEGLIENTLAMGERLMAGLHGLAERHAVIGDVRGKGLFCGAELVADRTTREPAEEKRVQAVVADCMANGVIIGATNRSLAGLNNTLCLSPALIATPADIDRIVEAIDGALGRVFG
- a CDS encoding response regulator transcription factor, whose product is MVALKRSHPLSRNRSAIRFRPTRSAAPEDEAAAPTARECELIALIARGLPNKLIAHELGISPNTVRAHIGNIMRKYGLSNRTQIAMLLTPLLPAAVGQALRRR
- a CDS encoding ABC transporter permease; translation: MLGQALLMALRALRLNLLRSLLTMLGIVIGVASVVTVLAIGSGAQSQVTRQIRAIGANVLMINPGAARQGGLRLKAGTRATLTEGDVDAILEQVPQVRAAAGSIAGSAQAVRENRNWNTTVNGTTTNHFVVRDWTLAAGRTFNATEEATAGKVAVLGSVVARELFDKDDPVGAEIRIMNVPFEVVGVLSPKGPDQDDVAFVPLSTAKLRFLGSAGGTARDAVAYILAKAVSDEAMARAKASIEDLLRQRHRIQDDQEDDFKVQDPSAAAEAQRGATRTVAILLTSIAGVSLLVGGISIMNIMIVSVTERTREIGIRRALGARGRDIRLQFLCESLVLCLAGGLVGVVLGATISLTVARSAGWTTVIDAGAVAVAVGFSAITGLFFGLYPAHRAARLDPVEALKAE
- a CDS encoding ABC transporter ATP-binding protein translates to MTDGIVRLVAVSRTFRMGDVQVPVLHDVTFDVREGESVAVVGPSGSGKSSLMNLIGLLDRPSAGRIFLEGVETGRLSADRCAILRNRRIGFVFQAYNLLARHSALDNVQLPLIYAGVGRAERRRRAERALDSVGLAHRADHLPTRLSGGEQQRVAIARALVTDPGIVLADEPTGALDSRTGSDILGLFQALNAAGRTILIITHDRGVAAGCGRVVRLQDGRVVSEDRAAPGLDGRSADSVMAEASV
- a CDS encoding efflux RND transporter periplasmic adaptor subunit; protein product: MGRWIVGTLCASMAAGGLAAAAVVQAHPLGLRPILDGLAARQEQAYAGIARLVSTPAPEPAPFITAAIQRGQLEQIVTATGALQPVDTVEVGSQLAGQIADLFVDFNDRVHKGDPLARIDQRSFISRVEQARASLEMASASVRVQQARLDRARIDLDNAKGNRTVLAARLENAQVMLEAAKRNLDRKTMLRSREVTSVATLEEAQTDLASRRAQLRETISHLELNAFAVDAAAADVRRLEAELIQAKAAVPLQEASLRAAQIELDRTTIRSPIDGVVVGRFVSAGQTLASGLEARTAFNVARNLGEMEIHARVDETDIGRVAPGQRASFTVDAYPGRRFEASVRQVRKAPQTNQGVVTYTVVLTTDNREGLLLPGMTALARLTVHREDDVLKLPLAALRFRPARAVPERGEAGVREQAVWVQDQAGALRPVAVTTGVSSADQVVLRGGALQEGDRVVVGQADASEPARFLGIRLGL
- a CDS encoding response regulator transcription factor — translated: MATGLMATGLTATGLTATGQLVHLVDDSAAMRSLAADILNEAGFTVREHPAADSLLVDPALAEAGCVVTDFRMPRIDGLDLLARLRAGGSLVPVILLTGHADVSTAVRAMKLGAFDFIEKPFAPKDLVQAVRCAVRGARGSAPDVRHALASERLSRLTERERQVLARILLGLTHREIGDDLAISHRTVEVFRARIMAKTECASVQDLVRIALEAGFD